A single region of the Syngnathus acus chromosome 6, fSynAcu1.2, whole genome shotgun sequence genome encodes:
- the nox5 gene encoding NADPH oxidase 5 isoform X1: protein MSADEDARWLEWVTKQFESIAGDDKEIDLDEFKTALKVKESFFAERFFALFDSDGSSSISLDELLEALDLLIHGSETDKLRFLFQVYDVDGEWHHRNQMGQRDRREAVVTSSATFHAGSGSIDPDELRTVLKSCLRESAISLPEEKLDDLTLALFESADKDRSGAITFEELKAELEDFPEVMENLTISAANWLKPPEAEQKKRQTPRYLTWAYWQNNSRKLLFLCGYACLSLALFVGAVLQHRHGSACYMLAKGCGQCLNFNCTFVMVLMLRRCLTWLRATWVVRVLPLDQNILLHQIVGYAIVGYTLVHTTAHIFNFGKALANTQPPSGPTPPVCLLAQLSQHSGFSVWEYLLTTRPGIGWVKGTASVTGVVLQVVICLMGLCSSTFVRRSGHFEVFYWSHLSYVWVWSLLMIHCANFWKWFVVPGLLFLLEKIIGIAVSRMGGLYIVEVNLLPSKVTHLVIKRPQFFQFKPGDYVYINIPVIAKYEWHPFTISSAPEQADSLWLHIRSMGQWTNRLYEYFRQPQTPAPSPRRLAASLRSRQMMKTQEESFSSAHADAAVASNEDNAVELIMYRHNGSRSGAASPAAAISLPLPVPSDDPGPAERGEAPPPREVDQVSAKFGENHRFCNIKCYVDGPYGTPTRQIFTSEHAVLIGAGIGITPFASILQSIMYRYRRRKQNCPNCNYSWCENIKDSEMKLRKVDFIWINRDQKSFEWFVSLLTKLEMDQADGEPEGRFLEMHMYMTSALCKNDMKAIGLQMALDLLAKKEKRDSITGLRTRTQPGRPEWAKVFQKIAEENKGKVHVFYCGSPALAKVIKAQCEHFGFNFYKEHF from the exons ATGAGCGCGGACGAGGATGCACGTTGGCTGGAGTGGGTGACCAAGCAGTTTGAGAGCATCGCCGGGGACGACAAGGAGATCGACCTGGATGAGTTCAAGACGGCTCTCAAAGTCAAAGAG TCTTTCTTCGCCGAGCGCTTCTTTGCGCTCTTCGACTCGGACGGGAGCAGTTCCATCAgcctggatgagcttctggagGCGCTGGACCTTCTCATCCACGGTAGCGAGACGGACAAGCTTAGGTTCCTCTTCCAGGTCTACGATGTGGATGGTGAGTGGCACCACCGAAACCAAATGGGCCAACGAGATCGACGTGAAGCCGTTGTTACGTCATCTGCGACCTTCCACGCAGGGAGCGGTTCTATCGATCCGGACGAACTGCGCACGGTTCTGAAGTCGTGCCTGCGCGAGAGCGCCATCTCTCTGCCGGAGGAGAAACTGGATGACCTGACGCTGGCACTGTTTGAGTCGGCCGACAAAGACCGCAGCGGCGCCATCACCTTTGAGGAGCTCAAAGCAGAACTGGAAGACTTCCCAGAGGTGATGGAGAACCTGACCATCAG CGCGGCAAACTGGCTCAAACCTCCGGAAGCGGAGCAGAAGAAGCGTCAGACCCCTCGCTACCTGACGTGGGCATATTGGCAAAACAACAGTCGCAAGCTCCTGTTCCTGTGCGGCTACGCTTGCCTCAGCCTGGCGCTCTTCGTCGGCGCCGTCCTGCAGCATCGCCACGGGAGCGCCTGCTACATGCTGGCCAAAGGATGCGGACAGTGCCTCAACTTCAACTGCACCTTTGTCATG GTCTTGATGCTGCGCCGCTGTCTCACGTGGTTGCGGGCCACCTGGGTGGTCCGGGTTCTGCCGTTGGACCAGAACATTCTCTTGCATCAGATTGTGGGTTACGCCATCGTCGGATACACGCTCGTGCACACCACCGCCCACATCTTCAACTTTGGTAAGGCGCTTGCCAATACTCAACCTCCAAGCGGTCCGACGCCACCTGTGTGTCTTTTAGCTCAGCTCTCCCAGCATAGCGGATTCAGCGTGTGGGAGTACCTGCTGACCACGCGGCCCGGCATCGGCTGGGTGAAGGGCACGGCCTCTGTGACGGGCGTCGTCCTTCAGGTGGTCATCTGCCTCATGGGGCTCTGCTCCAGCACCTTCGTTCGACGCAGTGGACATTTTGAA GTGTTCTACTGGTCTCACTTGTCCTACGTGTGGGTGTGGTCACTGCTTATGATCCATTGCGCCAACTTCTGGAAGTGGTTTGTCGTTCCGGGTCTGCTCTTCCTGCTGGAGAAGATCATCGGAATCGCCGTGTCCCGTATGGGAGGTCTGTACATCGTGGAGGTCAACCTGCTGCCGTCCAAG GTGACTCATCTGGTCATCAAGCGTCCACAGTTCTTCCAATTCAAGCCGGGAGATTACGTGTACATCAACATTCCGGTCATCGCCAAGTACGAGTGGCACCCGTTCACCATCAGCAGCGCTCCGGAGCAAGCTG acagTCTGTGGCTGCACATCCGCTCCATGGGCCAGTGGACCAATCGTCTGTACGAGTATTTCCGCCAGCCGCAGACTCCGGCGCCGAGTCCCAGGAGGCTGGCGGCGAGCCTGCGGAGCAGACAGATGATGAAGACTCAG GAAGAGTCGTTCAGCTCGGCACACGCCGACGCTGCGGTGGCGTCCAACGAGGACAATGCAGTGGAGCTGATCATGTACCGTCACAACGGCTCCCGGAGCGGCGCCGCCtcccccgccgccgccatctcGCTGCCTCTTCCCGTCCCTTCGGACGATCCGGGCCCAGCGGAGAGAGGCGAGGCCCCGCCCCCGAGAGAGGTGGATCAA GTTTCTGCCAAGTTTGGCGAGAATCACCGCTTCTGCAACATCAAG TGCTACGTGGACGGACCCTACGGCACGCCCACCAGACAGATCTTTACGTCCGAGCACGCTGTTCTGATCGGGGCGGGCATCGGCATCACGCCTTTCGCCTCCATCCTGCAGAGCATCATGTACAG GTACCGGCGCAGGAAGCAGAATTGTCCCAACTGCAACTACTCGTGGTGTGAGAACATTAAGGATAGTGAAATGAAGCTTCGCAAA GTTGACTTCATCTGGATCAACCGTGACCAGAAGTCCTTCGAGTGGTTTGTCAGCCTCCTGACCAAACTGGAGATGGACCAGGCCGATGGGGAGCCCGAAG GTCGCTTCCTGGAGATGCACATGTACATGACGTCAGCCTTGTGCAAGAACGACATGAAGGCCATCGGTCTACAGATGGCGCTGGACCTTCTAGCCAAGAAGGAGAAGAGAGACTCCATCACGGGCCTGAGGACGAGAACGCAGCCCGGGCGACCCGAATGGGCCAAG GTGTTCCAGAAAATTGCCGAGGAGAACAAAGGAAAAGTTCACGTGTTCTACTGCGGTTCTCCAGCGTTGGCCAAAGTCATCAAAGCTCAGTGCGAACACTTTGGCTTCAACTTCTACAAGGAACACTTCTGA
- the nox5 gene encoding NADPH oxidase 5 isoform X4 codes for MSADEDARWLEWVTKQFESIAGDDKEIDLDEFKTALKVKESFFAERFFALFDSDGSSSISLDELLEALDLLIHGSETDKLRFLFQVYDVDGSGSIDPDELRTVLKSCLRESAISLPEEKLDDLTLALFESADKDRSGAITFEELKAELEDFPEVMENLTISAANWLKPPEAEQKKRQTPRYLTWAYWQNNSRKLLFLCGYACLSLALFVGAVLQHRHGSACYMLAKGCGQCLNFNCTFVMVLMLRRCLTWLRATWVVRVLPLDQNILLHQIVGYAIVGYTLVHTTAHIFNFGKALANTQPPSGPTPPVCLLAQLSQHSGFSVWEYLLTTRPGIGWVKGTASVTGVVLQVVICLMGLCSSTFVRRSGHFEVFYWSHLSYVWVWSLLMIHCANFWKWFVVPGLLFLLEKIIGIAVSRMGGLYIVEVNLLPSKVTHLVIKRPQFFQFKPGDYVYINIPVIAKYEWHPFTISSAPEQADSLWLHIRSMGQWTNRLYEYFRQPQTPAPSPRRLAASLRSRQMMKTQEESFSSAHADAAVASNEDNAVELIMYRHNGSRSGAASPAAAISLPLPVPSDDPGPAERGEAPPPREVDQVSAKFGENHRFCNIKCYVDGPYGTPTRQIFTSEHAVLIGAGIGITPFASILQSIMYRYRRRKQNCPNCNYSWCENIKDSEMKLRKVDFIWINRDQKSFEWFVSLLTKLEMDQADGEPEGRFLEMHMYMTSALCKNDMKAIGLQMALDLLAKKEKRDSITGLRTRTQPGRPEWAKVFQKIAEENKGKVHVFYCGSPALAKVIKAQCEHFGFNFYKEHF; via the exons ATGAGCGCGGACGAGGATGCACGTTGGCTGGAGTGGGTGACCAAGCAGTTTGAGAGCATCGCCGGGGACGACAAGGAGATCGACCTGGATGAGTTCAAGACGGCTCTCAAAGTCAAAGAG TCTTTCTTCGCCGAGCGCTTCTTTGCGCTCTTCGACTCGGACGGGAGCAGTTCCATCAgcctggatgagcttctggagGCGCTGGACCTTCTCATCCACGGTAGCGAGACGGACAAGCTTAGGTTCCTCTTCCAGGTCTACGATGTGGATG GGAGCGGTTCTATCGATCCGGACGAACTGCGCACGGTTCTGAAGTCGTGCCTGCGCGAGAGCGCCATCTCTCTGCCGGAGGAGAAACTGGATGACCTGACGCTGGCACTGTTTGAGTCGGCCGACAAAGACCGCAGCGGCGCCATCACCTTTGAGGAGCTCAAAGCAGAACTGGAAGACTTCCCAGAGGTGATGGAGAACCTGACCATCAG CGCGGCAAACTGGCTCAAACCTCCGGAAGCGGAGCAGAAGAAGCGTCAGACCCCTCGCTACCTGACGTGGGCATATTGGCAAAACAACAGTCGCAAGCTCCTGTTCCTGTGCGGCTACGCTTGCCTCAGCCTGGCGCTCTTCGTCGGCGCCGTCCTGCAGCATCGCCACGGGAGCGCCTGCTACATGCTGGCCAAAGGATGCGGACAGTGCCTCAACTTCAACTGCACCTTTGTCATG GTCTTGATGCTGCGCCGCTGTCTCACGTGGTTGCGGGCCACCTGGGTGGTCCGGGTTCTGCCGTTGGACCAGAACATTCTCTTGCATCAGATTGTGGGTTACGCCATCGTCGGATACACGCTCGTGCACACCACCGCCCACATCTTCAACTTTGGTAAGGCGCTTGCCAATACTCAACCTCCAAGCGGTCCGACGCCACCTGTGTGTCTTTTAGCTCAGCTCTCCCAGCATAGCGGATTCAGCGTGTGGGAGTACCTGCTGACCACGCGGCCCGGCATCGGCTGGGTGAAGGGCACGGCCTCTGTGACGGGCGTCGTCCTTCAGGTGGTCATCTGCCTCATGGGGCTCTGCTCCAGCACCTTCGTTCGACGCAGTGGACATTTTGAA GTGTTCTACTGGTCTCACTTGTCCTACGTGTGGGTGTGGTCACTGCTTATGATCCATTGCGCCAACTTCTGGAAGTGGTTTGTCGTTCCGGGTCTGCTCTTCCTGCTGGAGAAGATCATCGGAATCGCCGTGTCCCGTATGGGAGGTCTGTACATCGTGGAGGTCAACCTGCTGCCGTCCAAG GTGACTCATCTGGTCATCAAGCGTCCACAGTTCTTCCAATTCAAGCCGGGAGATTACGTGTACATCAACATTCCGGTCATCGCCAAGTACGAGTGGCACCCGTTCACCATCAGCAGCGCTCCGGAGCAAGCTG acagTCTGTGGCTGCACATCCGCTCCATGGGCCAGTGGACCAATCGTCTGTACGAGTATTTCCGCCAGCCGCAGACTCCGGCGCCGAGTCCCAGGAGGCTGGCGGCGAGCCTGCGGAGCAGACAGATGATGAAGACTCAG GAAGAGTCGTTCAGCTCGGCACACGCCGACGCTGCGGTGGCGTCCAACGAGGACAATGCAGTGGAGCTGATCATGTACCGTCACAACGGCTCCCGGAGCGGCGCCGCCtcccccgccgccgccatctcGCTGCCTCTTCCCGTCCCTTCGGACGATCCGGGCCCAGCGGAGAGAGGCGAGGCCCCGCCCCCGAGAGAGGTGGATCAA GTTTCTGCCAAGTTTGGCGAGAATCACCGCTTCTGCAACATCAAG TGCTACGTGGACGGACCCTACGGCACGCCCACCAGACAGATCTTTACGTCCGAGCACGCTGTTCTGATCGGGGCGGGCATCGGCATCACGCCTTTCGCCTCCATCCTGCAGAGCATCATGTACAG GTACCGGCGCAGGAAGCAGAATTGTCCCAACTGCAACTACTCGTGGTGTGAGAACATTAAGGATAGTGAAATGAAGCTTCGCAAA GTTGACTTCATCTGGATCAACCGTGACCAGAAGTCCTTCGAGTGGTTTGTCAGCCTCCTGACCAAACTGGAGATGGACCAGGCCGATGGGGAGCCCGAAG GTCGCTTCCTGGAGATGCACATGTACATGACGTCAGCCTTGTGCAAGAACGACATGAAGGCCATCGGTCTACAGATGGCGCTGGACCTTCTAGCCAAGAAGGAGAAGAGAGACTCCATCACGGGCCTGAGGACGAGAACGCAGCCCGGGCGACCCGAATGGGCCAAG GTGTTCCAGAAAATTGCCGAGGAGAACAAAGGAAAAGTTCACGTGTTCTACTGCGGTTCTCCAGCGTTGGCCAAAGTCATCAAAGCTCAGTGCGAACACTTTGGCTTCAACTTCTACAAGGAACACTTCTGA